One window of Oryza brachyantha chromosome 12, ObraRS2, whole genome shotgun sequence genomic DNA carries:
- the LOC121055979 gene encoding uncharacterized protein LOC121055979: MNRLPLFWMKVSWDWDLGVANTEGGRAGPGAAGRGVGGQACGGGEGHGLLVTASAARRGRTRPRRGGELDRGAVGRGVDGQACGGGTLPRAASHALALLVSGDAVVVVADEGARVVALVRMLVGKGKAAMVADVMAEFAAICDRLLPARAHAATTSSFRIRNISENRC; this comes from the exons ATGAACCGTTTGCCTCTATTTTGGATGAAAGTTAG CTGGGATTGGGATTTGGGAGTGGCAAATACCGAAGGGGGGAGAGCTGGACCGGGGGCGGCAGGGAGGGGCGTCGGCGGCCAGgcttgcggcggcggggaggggcaTGGCCTCTTGGTCACGGCATCGGCGGCACGGAGGGGGCGCACACgaccgcggcggggaggggagcTAGATCGGGGGGCGGTAGGGAGGGGCGTCGACGGCCAggcttgcggcggcggcacgctgCCCAGGGCCGCCAGCCACGCGCTCGCTTTGCTCGTCTcgggcgacgccgtcgtcgtcgttgcggATGAGGGTGCGCGAGTGGTCGCGCTGGTGAGGATGCTCGTGGGCAAGGGCAAGGCCGCCATGGTCGCCGACGTCATGGCCGAGTTCGCCGCCATCTGCGATCGCCTCCTCCCAGCTCGTGCCCatgccgccaccacctcctcatTTCGGAT AAGAAACATTTCGGAGAACCGATGCTGA
- the LOC102702706 gene encoding dolabradiene monooxygenase-like: protein MEDLSLYLGLALLSLLAVLTSWRRRSLAHGGNGLRLPPGPWNLPVVGSLHHIAGQLPHRAMREQARRHGPVMLLRVGEVPTVVLSSREAAREVLKTHDVAFASRPLSATTRVITNGGRDIIFTPYGDLWRQLRKIAMTELLSARRVLSFRRVREEEVAAILRAVATAASVSPRPVPVNISALMSALVSDATARTVFGDRCKERDLFVRQLSPISELAAGFNPADLWPSSWLARRLSRAMRRAEVCRDTVFRILDGIIKEHLESMEEDRGGAGEAEDILHVLLKIHKDAELQIPLDMDVIKAVIFDIFAAGSETSAAALDWAMAELIRNPKAMEQATAEVRGAFGAHGTVPERALGELRYLQLVIRETFRLHPPLPLLLPRESRERTCRVLGYDVPQGTTVLVNAWALGRDERYWPMDPDEFRPERFADAGGGASAVDFKGADFELLPFGAGRRMCPGMGFALAMVELALASLLFHFDWEAPGMADPTKLDMSEAFGVTVRRKDDLLLRPILRVPVPGV, encoded by the exons ATGGAAGATCTATCACTCTACCTCGGATTAGCCCTCCTGTCGCTGCTCGCCGTGCTCACCAGCTGGCGTCGGCGCAGCCTGGCGCACGGCGGCAACGGGCTGCGGCTTCCTCCGGGGCCATGGAACCTGCCCGTCGTTGGCAGCCTACACCACATCGCCGGCCAACTCCCGCACCGCGCGATGCGGGAGCAGGCGCGGCGCCACGGGCCGGTCATGCTGCTCCGCGTCGGCGAGGTGCCCACGGTGGTTTTGTCGTCTCGGGAGGCAGCGCGCGAGGTGTTAAAGACGCACGACGTCGCATTTGCATCGCGGCCACTGAGCGCCACGACCCGCGTGATCACCAACGGCGGCCGGGACATCATCTTCACACCGTATGGCGACCTCTGGCGCCAGCTCCGCAAGATCGCCATGACCGAGCTCCTCAGCGCACGCCGGGTGCTCTCCTTCCGCCGCGtccgcgaggaggaggtggctgCCATCCTGCGCGCGGTCGCCACCGCGGCCTCGGTGAGCCCGCGCCCCGTCCCCGTCAACATCAGCGCGCTGATGTCCGCGCTCGTCTCGGACGCGACGGCGCGCACGGTGTTCGGAGACCGGTGCAAGGAACGCGACCTGTTCGTGCGTCAGCTCAGCCCCATTagcgagctcgccgccggtttCAATCCGGCTGACCTATGGCCGTCATCCTGGCTGGCCCGCCGCCTCAGCCGCGCCATGCGTCGCGCCGAGGTGTGCCGAGACACGGTGTTCCGTATCCTCGACGGCATCATCAAGGAGCATCTTGAGAGCATGGAGGAGGACAGAGGCGGagccggcgaggccgaggacATTCTACACGTGCTTCTCAAGATACACAAGGATGCCGAACTCCAAATCCCCCTTGACATGGACGTCATCAAAGCCGTCATCTTT GACATCTTCGCTGCCGGCAGCGAGACATCGGCAGCAGCGCTGGACTGGGCCATGGCGGAGCTGATCAGGAACCCGAAGGCCATGGAGCAGGCGACGGCCGAGGTTCGAGGCGCGTTCGGCGCGCACGGCACGGTGCCGGAGCGCGCGCTCGGCGAGCTCCGGTACCTGCAACTTGTCATCCGGGAGACGTTCCGGCTGcacccgccgctgccgcttcTTCTCCCGCGGGAGTCCCGGGAGCGGACGTGCCGCGTGCTCGGCTACGACGTACCGCAGGGCACCACGGTTCTGGTGAACGCGTGGGCACTGGGCCGCGACGAGCGCTACTGGCCCATGGACCCCGATGAGTTCCGGCCGGAGAGGTTCGCGGATGCCGGTGGAGGAGCCAGCGCGGTGGATTTCAAGGGCGCCGACTTCGAGCTCCTGCCGTTCGGCGCGGGGCGGAGGATGTGCCCTGGGATGGGGTTCGCACTCGCCATGGTGGAGCTTGCGCTTGCCAGCCTCCTGTTCCACTTCGACTGGGAAGCACCCGGCATGGCTGACCCCACCAAGCTCGACATGTCCGAGGCGTTCGGCGTCACCGTGCGCAGGAAGGACGACCTCCTGCTTCGACCCATCCTCCGCGTACCTGTACCCGGAGTCTAG